AGCTGGGAAGCTTCTCCAAGGCGGCCGAGGCCCTCTTTCTCACCCAGCCGACCGTGTCCGAGCACATCCGGGCGCTCGAGCAAGAGCTGGGGGTGAGGCTTCTGGACCGCTTCGGTCGGGGCGCCGAGCCGACGAAGGCCGGCCAGCTCCTGCTGACGTACACCCAGCGGATCCTCCAGCTCCACCGCGATGCGCGCCAGGCCCTGGAGCAGTTCCAGGGGCGCATGTCGGGCGAGCTGGTCGTGGGGGCGAGCACGATCCCGGGCGAGTACGTGCTCCCTGCGCTCATCGGCCGCTTCAAGGAGAAGTATCCGGACATCTCCATCTCGCTCCTGATCGGCGACACCCGGCAGGCCGTCGACTGGCTCCTGGACGGGAAGGTGGAGGCCGCCGTCGTGGGAGCCCAGTTGCCTGAGGCGGTCCTGGAGTACCAGGAGCTGATGCCTGACGAGCTGGTCGTCGTCGTCGCCTCCAGCCACCCCTGGCACGGGCGGAAGACCGTCGCGCTCGACGAGGTGAGGAACGAGCCACTCATCGTGAGGGAGCGGGGCTCGGGGTCGCGCCAGACGCTGGAGCGGGCCCTCGGCGAGGTGGGGCTGGACCTCGCCGCGTTTCGCATCGTGGGAGAGATGGGGTCGACCCAGGCCATCAAGCAGGCGGTGAAGGCGGGGGTCGGCATTTCGCTGATCTCGAAGCGGGCTGTGGCGGACGAGTGCCGTGCGAAGCTCCTCTGGTGCGTCAAGGTCCAAGACCTCCGCTTCTCACGGTCTTTCTACCTCGTCACCCATCGGGGCCGGACCCGTTCCCCCCTGGCCGAGGCGTTTCTCGCGTTCCTCCAGGCCGAGTCCTCGGAAGCCGCCCGTGAATCGGGCGGGAGGGTTCGGGTATCCAAACAGTGAGCCGGTTCGGAAGGGGGTGATCGCGATGGCTGACACCAAGCTGACGGCCCCGTCCTCGGGCAAGGAGATCCGCCTCACCAGCTACGCCGCCTGCGCCGGCTGAGCCTCCAAGATGGGGCCCGGCGAGCTCCAGAACGTGCTCAAGGATCTGAAGCAGCGCCAGCATCCCGACCTCCTGGTCGGGCTGGCGCGGAGCGACGACGCGGCGGTCTACCGGGTCAGCGACGAGCTGGCGATCGTCGAGACCGTGGACTTCTTTCCGCCCATCGTGGACGATCCTTACACCTACGGCGCCATCGCGGCGGTCAACGCCATGTCGGATGTCTACGCGATGGGGGGCTGGGTCATCTTCGCCCTCAACGTCGCGGGATTCCCGCGGGAGTTCCCCGGTGAGCTGATCGCCGAGATCTTCAGGGGCGGTGCCGACAAGGTCGCCGAGGCCGGCGGGGTCGTGGCGGGCGGCCACACCGTGGTGGACGCCGAGCCCAAGTACGGCCTGTGCGTGACCGGGCTCGTGCATCCGAGGAAGATCTTCATCAAGGGAGGCCTCAGGGCCGGCGACAGGCTCTTCCTCTCCAAGCCGTTGGGCACGGGCGTTATCGCCACGGCGGCCAAAGCCGACGACTGCGCCCCCGAAGTCCTCGACGGCGCGGTGCGCAGCATGCTCAGGCTGAACCGGGTGGGCGCGGAGGTGGCGCAGGAGGTCGGCGTCCAGGGCGCGACCGATATCACGGGCTTCGGTCTGTTCGGCCACGCCGTCGAGATGGTGGAGGCCTCGGACGTGGGGATCGAGCTCAGGAGCGCGGCGATCCCGATCCTGGACGGCGCGCTCACGCTCGCCGCGAAAGGGCACTTCAGCGGCGGGATGAAGCGGAACCGGCGTCATGTCGAGGCGAGCCTCGGGCCCGGGCTCTTCCTCGATCCGAGCCTCCCGGCCCATCTGGTGAGCCTCCTCTTCGAGTCCGAGACCTCCGGAGGCCTCTTCTTCTCGGTCGAGGCCGCGAAGGCGGACGCGGTGATCCCGCGCTTCAAGGAGCGCGGCGAGCCCTGCTGGGAGATCGGTCGCGTCACGACCGGGCCCGGTATCCGCATCCTCTAGGGAACCCGGAGAGGAGCTACGCCCGCCTTCCGGACCTCCCCGCGAGGAACGTGCGCGGACGACACCGACGCGGGCCTTGCTGCTACCTGGACGTCCTCGGTCTCAAGGCGGCGGCGGAGAATGACAACTACGGGGCCGAGCAGGAGCACCTGAATAACGTCACACGATCCCGATCGGGGGCTCGGCTTCGCCAAGGGCCGGGTGCGCGATCCTGACGGCCACGCCATCCGGCTCGTCGAGGGACCATGACGCTCGACTGGGGGCGCGAGACGTGCGGTCAGCTCGTGACTGCCGAGTCGCGGGAGTGGCTCTGCGCCAACGGCCTCGGCAGCTTCGCCTCGGGCACCGTGGCCGGGACGCTCACGCGCCGCTACCACGGCCTCCTGGTCGCGGCGCTCAAGCCGCCGCTGGGACGGACCCTCCTCGTCGCCAGGGTTGACGAGACCGTCGACTACGCGGGAGCCCCGTACCCGCTCTTCACCAACCGCTGGGCGGACGGGACCGTGGAGCCCCACGGCTACCGCCACATCGAGCGCTTCAGGCGGGAGGGGACGACCCCTGTCTGGACGTACGCCTGCGGCGACGCCCTCCTGGAAAAGCGCGTCTGGATGGAGCACGGCGCCAACACCACGTATCTCCAGTACCGCGTGCTCAGGGCGGGAGGTCCCCTCGCCCTCGAGCTCAAGGGGCTGGTCAACTATCGCGACTACCACCGGGCCGCGCGCAGCGACGGCTGGCGGCTGGCGGTCGAGCCGGTCCCCGGTGGCCTCAGGGTCCTCGCCTTCGATGGCGCCACGCCCTTCGTCCTCCTGGCCCGGGGCGCCGAGTGCCAGCTGGCCCATGTCTGGTACCACGGCTTTCACCTGGCGCTCGAGGCGGAGCGCGGGCTCGAGGCGCGGGAGGATCACCTCCACGCGGGAACCTTCAGGGTCACGCTCGGGCCGGGAGAGGCGCTCACGCTCGCGCTTTCGGCGGAAGCGCAGGTGTCGCTCGACGCGGAGGCGGCCTGGCAACGGCGGCAGTCTCACGAGGCCGAGCTGCTCTCGGCCTGGCGTCGCGCCCAGCCTCTGGCCAGCGGGGCTCCGGCCTGGGTGGACCAGCTGGTCCTGGCCGCCGACCAGTTTGTCGTCCGCCGCCCGCTCCCGGACGATCCCGATGGGATATCGGTGATCGCGGGCTACCACTGGTTCGGAGACTGGGGGCGCGACACGATGATCAGCCTCCCCGGGCTGGCGCTCTCCACGGGGCGCCCCCAGGTGGCCCGGAAGATCCTTACGACCTTTGCGCGCTTCGTGGACCGGGGGATGCTCCCGAATCGATTTCCCGACGTGGAAGAGACGCCCGAGTACAACACCGCGGACGCCACGCTCTGGTACTTCGACGCGATCCAGACCTACCACGGAGCGACGGGCGACGACGCGCTCCTCAAGAGGCTGTTCCCTGTTTTGGAGGAGATCGTCCGCTGGCACGTGGAGGGCACCCGCTACGGGATCGCGGTGGACCCCGCCGACGGCCTGCTCCGGTCCGGCGCGCGGGGCGTCCAGCTCACGTGGATGGACGCCAAGGTCGGCGACTGGGTGGTGACGCCGCGGACGGGCAAGGCGGTGGAGATCAACGCGCTCTGGTACAACGCGCTCACCTCCATGGGGGCCTTCGCTCGCCGGCTGGGCAAGCCTGCCGATCCGTGGGAGCGCCTCGCCAGCCGGGTGAAGGCGAGCTTCGAGCGCTTCTGGAGCGAGGCCCTTGGCTACTGCCACGACGTCATCGACGGCCCGGACGGCGACGACGCCGCGCTGCGGCCCAACCAGATCTTCGCCGCGTCGCTCGCCGAAAGCCCGCTCGCTCCCGAGCGCCGGCGGAAGGTGGTGGACGCCTGTGCCCGCCATCTCCTGACGTCCTTCGGGCTCCGAAGCCTGGCGCCGGGGCACCCGCAGTACCGTGGGCGCTACGGCGGTGGCCAGTTGGAGCGCGACGGCGCCTATCACCAGGGGACCGTCTGGGGATGGCTGCTCGGCCCCTTCGCCCTGGCTCATCTGCGGGCGTACGGGGATCCCGCGAGAGCCCGCTCCTTCCTCCTGCCGATGGCCCAGCATCTGGGAGACTACGGGGTGGGAAGCATCGCCGAGATCTTCGACGGCGATCCCCCGTTCACGCCCCGCGGCTGCATCGCCCAGGCCTGGA
This genomic interval from Candidatus Rokuibacteriota bacterium contains the following:
- a CDS encoding LysR family transcriptional regulator encodes the protein MDLRQLEAFAKVAELGSFSKAAEALFLTQPTVSEHIRALEQELGVRLLDRFGRGAEPTKAGQLLLTYTQRILQLHRDARQALEQFQGRMSGELVVGASTIPGEYVLPALIGRFKEKYPDISISLLIGDTRQAVDWLLDGKVEAAVVGAQLPEAVLEYQELMPDELVVVVASSHPWHGRKTVALDEVRNEPLIVRERGSGSRQTLERALGEVGLDLAAFRIVGEMGSTQAIKQAVKAGVGISLISKRAVADECRAKLLWCVKVQDLRFSRSFYLVTHRGRTRSPLAEAFLAFLQAESSEAARESGGRVRVSKQ
- the selD gene encoding selenide, water dikinase SelD: MADTKLTAPSSGKEIRLTSYAACAGUASKMGPGELQNVLKDLKQRQHPDLLVGLARSDDAAVYRVSDELAIVETVDFFPPIVDDPYTYGAIAAVNAMSDVYAMGGWVIFALNVAGFPREFPGELIAEIFRGGADKVAEAGGVVAGGHTVVDAEPKYGLCVTGLVHPRKIFIKGGLRAGDRLFLSKPLGTGVIATAAKADDCAPEVLDGAVRSMLRLNRVGAEVAQEVGVQGATDITGFGLFGHAVEMVEASDVGIELRSAAIPILDGALTLAAKGHFSGGMKRNRRHVEASLGPGLFLDPSLPAHLVSLLFESETSGGLFFSVEAAKADAVIPRFKERGEPCWEIGRVTTGPGIRIL
- a CDS encoding glycogen debranching enzyme family protein, producing the protein MTLDWGRETCGQLVTAESREWLCANGLGSFASGTVAGTLTRRYHGLLVAALKPPLGRTLLVARVDETVDYAGAPYPLFTNRWADGTVEPHGYRHIERFRREGTTPVWTYACGDALLEKRVWMEHGANTTYLQYRVLRAGGPLALELKGLVNYRDYHRAARSDGWRLAVEPVPGGLRVLAFDGATPFVLLARGAECQLAHVWYHGFHLALEAERGLEAREDHLHAGTFRVTLGPGEALTLALSAEAQVSLDAEAAWQRRQSHEAELLSAWRRAQPLASGAPAWVDQLVLAADQFVVRRPLPDDPDGISVIAGYHWFGDWGRDTMISLPGLALSTGRPQVARKILTTFARFVDRGMLPNRFPDVEETPEYNTADATLWYFDAIQTYHGATGDDALLKRLFPVLEEIVRWHVEGTRYGIAVDPADGLLRSGARGVQLTWMDAKVGDWVVTPRTGKAVEINALWYNALTSMGAFARRLGKPADPWERLASRVKASFERFWSEALGYCHDVIDGPDGDDAALRPNQIFAASLAESPLAPERRRKVVDACARHLLTSFGLRSLAPGHPQYRGRYGGGQLERDGAYHQGTVWGWLLGPFALAHLRAYGDPARARSFLLPMAQHLGDYGVGSIAEIFDGDPPFTPRGCIAQAWSVAETLRAWIEIGAAAAPGPRRSSARGRTRRSS